A region of Myxococcus stipitatus DSM 14675 DNA encodes the following proteins:
- a CDS encoding YajQ family cyclic di-GMP-binding protein gives MPSFDVVSKIDLAELDNAVNQTKKELSTRYDFQGAQADILIAPDNTALTVKANSEDHVKAAKVVLLAKMAKRNISLHALDYGDIEKTGLHNVKQVIKLQQGIPVEKSKELVKLLKDSKMKVQGSIQADQLRVTGKSRDDLQAAMALFRKEQDRLKLDMQFTNFRD, from the coding sequence ATGCCCTCGTTCGATGTCGTCTCCAAAATCGACCTCGCCGAGCTCGACAACGCGGTCAACCAGACCAAGAAGGAGCTCAGCACCCGTTATGACTTCCAGGGTGCCCAGGCGGATATCCTCATCGCCCCGGACAACACGGCCCTCACCGTGAAGGCGAACAGCGAGGACCACGTCAAGGCGGCCAAGGTCGTCCTGCTCGCGAAGATGGCCAAGCGCAACATCAGCTTGCATGCGCTCGACTACGGCGACATCGAGAAGACGGGCCTGCACAACGTGAAGCAGGTCATCAAGCTCCAGCAGGGCATCCCCGTGGAGAAGTCCAAGGAGCTGGTGAAGCTGCTCAAGGATTCCAAGATGAAGGTGCAGGGCTCCATCCAGGCCGACCAGCTGCGTGTCACGGGCAAGAGCCGGGATGACCTTCAGGCCGCCATGGCCCTGTTCCGCAAGGAGCAGGACCGGCTGAAGCTCGACATGCAGTTCACCAACTTCCGCGATTGA